The genomic DNA GGCGGCGGTTTGACGCTGGCACCGTTCGTGCTATTGCTTCCGACGGCTTCGGCCGCAACTCCTCTCGTACCGCAGCAAGGAACCCCCCATGAACCGTCTTTTCGCCCGGAAGAACCGTGGCTTCACGCTCATCGAGCTGATGATCGTGGTGGCCATCATCGGCATCCTCGCCGCCATCGCGATCCCGAACTTCATCAAGTTCCAGGCTCGCTCCAAGCAGGGTGAGGCCAAGGCCAACCTGAAGGCTTGGTTCACCTCGCAGCGCGCGTTCCTCCAGGAGAAGGACCGCTACGTGGAGGACATCAAGACCCTGGGCTTCTCGCCCGAGCGCGGCAACCGCTACGCCTACTACTTCGGCACGGCCAACACCTGCGAGCCGCGCAAGGCCACGGGCCTGGGCACCGGCACCGAGTACAACTGCATCTACGTGGACCAGGGCAAGTTCCCCACCACGCCCGAGGATCCGGGCACGGCGCAGGCTCCGAGCGCTCCGACCTTCTCCGGTGGCGGCACGGACCCGGCGGTTCCCGGTCTGTCCACGGGCGGCTGCCCTGGCTGCAACATCGCCGGTGTTGCCTCGGGTAACGTGGACAACGAGGCCACGGGTAACGACACCTGGTTCATCGCGACCAAGGACGCCGCCACCATCGCCCACAAGTGCGGCAACAAGGACGAGACCACGGCCGTCGCCGGCTCGCCCTACCTGAGCTTCAACGACGTCGACTGCGACTGATCGACGCATGAGTGCCTGACGGTCCCTCGGGGCCGTCAGCAGTCACAGTTCCAGGACATCCGGACCCACATCCGGGTGTCCTTTGTGTTTTCATGGTTCCCCTCTATGAAGGTGCGTTCTTTCTGGCCC from Melittangium boletus DSM 14713 includes the following:
- a CDS encoding prepilin-type N-terminal cleavage/methylation domain-containing protein, whose translation is MNRLFARKNRGFTLIELMIVVAIIGILAAIAIPNFIKFQARSKQGEAKANLKAWFTSQRAFLQEKDRYVEDIKTLGFSPERGNRYAYYFGTANTCEPRKATGLGTGTEYNCIYVDQGKFPTTPEDPGTAQAPSAPTFSGGGTDPAVPGLSTGGCPGCNIAGVASGNVDNEATGNDTWFIATKDAATIAHKCGNKDETTAVAGSPYLSFNDVDCD